The Halococcus sediminicola genome has a segment encoding these proteins:
- a CDS encoding amino acid permease produces MSDAAAADSDDVSTELDRNIGLLGALAIGIGTMIAAGIFVLSGLAVSNVGTAAILSFVLAALIAALTAAAYAEFSSVYFESGGGYMYVFETFKSNWTYIMGWTMIVGYPASAAFYLASFSDWFYRFIYPLVGIPQSIPYWLPGVAVLGLLVFINSRGSEESSQFQIVVTAAKLLLLVLFLYGGLQAFQADVVVTSFADNVGNIVGIGSTSALVFITFVGFSAIATNADEIKEPGTTIPRALYISMLVVIGFYALVVVVIVVAINDGQFLSFLASNTDLGGLSPTQYVAQNGEVSMAYAAQYYLGSAGFYVIIGGALFSMISAANATILAGSRVKLALARRGHLPKQFEELHPDYGTPYKSVLLTGGFILVFILLFTFVFGEAPGSGEASAIHALAGFPLFGVHLGLEGVTSVANVLLLAGFAVVNVALIASRRKFPDLDRGFTVPLVPWVPALGAVLNVVLMASLGLRTVIFGLIVEGIGVAFWLAWKGRSPSTEEIERETPTVVSQRSPTDRDEQVLVPIANPENVDQLLRTAADVAADRGAEVLAMSVVEVPEQTPLSRGSEYVDEEREVLRRALNTRADGGADTGPEIEVDADESDDLHGTIEAHDTEVPISATIRISHDVESAILNTITQYDTDAVLMGWGSRGSRRREIVFGSVVDTIAAEADCDVLVERLGSDATGDLESVLLPTAGGPHADLSAEICRAVCRATGAHAEVFRVVPPNGDADDARERAEETATRLEEHGVTVETTVVEDDDVLDAITDRSGAHDMTVIGATREGVLQQFVFGAIPEEVARAAEDTVLIAKRNEGLSSRARYSLRRWFQ; encoded by the coding sequence ATGAGTGACGCGGCAGCCGCCGACTCCGACGACGTCTCGACGGAACTCGACCGCAACATCGGCCTCTTAGGGGCGCTCGCCATCGGCATCGGGACGATGATCGCCGCGGGCATCTTCGTGCTCTCGGGCCTCGCGGTCTCGAACGTCGGTACGGCGGCCATCCTCTCGTTCGTCCTCGCGGCGCTCATCGCCGCGCTCACCGCGGCAGCCTACGCCGAGTTCTCCTCGGTATACTTCGAGAGCGGCGGCGGCTACATGTACGTCTTCGAGACGTTCAAATCCAACTGGACGTACATCATGGGCTGGACGATGATCGTCGGTTACCCGGCGAGCGCGGCGTTCTATCTGGCGAGTTTCTCCGATTGGTTCTACCGATTCATCTACCCGTTAGTAGGAATCCCGCAGTCGATCCCGTACTGGCTGCCGGGGGTCGCGGTGCTCGGTCTCCTCGTGTTCATCAACAGCCGGGGGAGCGAGGAGTCGAGCCAGTTCCAGATCGTCGTCACCGCGGCCAAGCTCCTGTTGTTGGTGCTGTTTCTCTACGGCGGACTCCAGGCGTTCCAGGCCGACGTCGTGGTGACGTCGTTCGCGGACAACGTCGGCAACATCGTCGGCATCGGCTCGACGAGCGCGCTCGTGTTCATCACGTTCGTCGGTTTCTCGGCGATCGCGACCAACGCCGACGAGATCAAGGAGCCCGGAACGACCATTCCGCGCGCGCTCTACATCAGCATGCTCGTCGTCATCGGCTTCTACGCGCTGGTCGTCGTCGTCATCGTCGTCGCGATCAACGACGGCCAGTTCCTCTCGTTTCTGGCGTCGAACACCGACCTCGGCGGGCTGAGTCCGACACAGTACGTCGCCCAGAACGGCGAGGTCTCGATGGCGTACGCCGCCCAGTACTACCTCGGCTCCGCCGGCTTCTACGTCATCATCGGCGGCGCGCTGTTCTCGATGATCAGCGCGGCCAACGCCACCATCCTCGCCGGCTCGCGAGTGAAGCTCGCGCTCGCCCGCCGGGGCCACCTGCCCAAACAGTTCGAGGAGCTCCACCCCGACTACGGTACCCCCTACAAGTCGGTGTTGCTCACCGGCGGGTTCATTTTAGTGTTCATCCTGCTGTTCACGTTCGTCTTCGGCGAAGCACCGGGCAGCGGCGAGGCGAGCGCCATTCACGCGCTGGCTGGCTTCCCCCTGTTCGGCGTGCATCTCGGTCTCGAAGGCGTCACGAGCGTCGCCAACGTCCTGTTACTCGCTGGGTTCGCGGTCGTCAACGTCGCGCTGATCGCCTCCCGACGGAAGTTCCCCGACCTCGACCGTGGGTTCACGGTCCCGCTCGTCCCGTGGGTCCCGGCGCTCGGGGCGGTGTTGAACGTCGTCCTGATGGCGAGTCTCGGCCTTCGAACCGTGATCTTCGGACTCATCGTGGAGGGGATCGGCGTCGCCTTCTGGCTCGCGTGGAAGGGACGCTCGCCGTCGACCGAGGAGATCGAACGCGAGACACCCACAGTAGTCTCCCAGCGGAGTCCGACCGACCGCGACGAACAGGTGCTCGTGCCGATCGCCAACCCCGAGAACGTCGACCAGCTCCTCCGGACGGCTGCCGACGTCGCCGCCGACCGGGGTGCGGAGGTGCTCGCGATGAGCGTGGTCGAGGTGCCGGAACAGACGCCGCTGTCGCGCGGCAGCGAGTACGTCGACGAGGAGCGCGAGGTGCTCCGGCGAGCCCTGAACACGAGGGCCGACGGCGGGGCGGACACGGGTCCCGAAATAGAGGTCGATGCCGACGAGAGCGACGACCTCCACGGGACGATCGAGGCCCACGACACCGAGGTCCCGATCAGCGCGACGATCCGCATCAGCCACGACGTCGAATCGGCCATCCTCAACACTATCACACAGTACGATACGGATGCCGTGCTCATGGGCTGGGGATCACGAGGGTCGCGCCGCCGCGAAATCGTCTTCGGCAGCGTCGTCGACACGATAGCGGCCGAGGCCGACTGCGACGTCCTCGTCGAGCGCCTCGGTTCGGATGCGACCGGCGACCTCGAGTCGGTGTTGCTGCCGACCGCCGGCGGCCCACACGCCGACCTCAGCGCCGAGATATGCCGGGCGGTCTGTCGGGCAACGGGTGCGCACGCGGAGGTGTTTCGGGTCGTCCCACCGAACGGCGACGCCGACGACGCACGCGAGCGCGCCGAGGAGACCGCGACGCGCCTCGAAGAGCACGGCGTCACGGTCGAGACCACCGTCGTCGAGGACGACGACGTGCTCGACGCCATCACCGACCGGTCGGGTGCACACGACATGACCGTCATCGGCGCGACCCGCGAGGGCGTGCTCCAGCAGTTCGTCTTCGGTGCGATTCCCGAGGAGGTGGCGCGCGCGGCCGAGGACACGGTACTGATAGCGAAACGCAACGAAGGGCTATCCTCACGGGCCCGCTACTCGCTTCGCCGATGGTTCCAGTAG
- a CDS encoding FAD-dependent monooxygenase, protein MTENYEHYEAVVVGAGPGGAAAAATLARNGVETVVLERGVDAGAKNVSGGLIYAEESAPYTIDGLLPGFREHATERPVTDYYIHNIAGEKVKTFDITRGHEQDTEWADAVLRRKMDSWMAEQVHELTRETGGGLLTEVTVDGLLRENGEIVGVTCEELDPIRADFVVAADGVNSELAREAGLMDWEEPDEWFQGVKAVVDMPGDVIDERFDIAEDEGEAHLFSGDLYDDVRGGGFLYTNEDSLSIGNVFHLDSIVAEGAEVQDLLDALLTHPLLAQWLGDEYDEREYSAKLVPDSKKAANPSPHEGRLVLVGDAAGQMQAQGPIIKGMNHAVTAGALAAEAFVEARSRGKPDSAGKRYEQRLHDEGVMGKLRPTRYEVASAVGENDTATRIAERALDSSLGHVGMRVADRGGLLGRAYGSPYLATMMPDTKTPYVSLPTAIAETLGTEIDAVNDIEPPSLEERIGELTYDTDVGNPHITLDDNSFEASGAAVTACPVSAADFGGGCYREETVQSNGDEKRVVSLDTQPCVECGTCAVVADTQWEHPRGGKGVEFRDG, encoded by the coding sequence ATGACTGAGAACTACGAACACTACGAGGCGGTGGTGGTCGGCGCGGGACCGGGCGGCGCGGCGGCGGCCGCGACGCTCGCACGCAACGGCGTCGAAACCGTGGTACTGGAGCGCGGCGTCGATGCCGGCGCGAAGAACGTTTCGGGGGGACTCATCTACGCCGAGGAGTCCGCACCGTACACCATCGATGGGCTCCTACCGGGCTTTCGCGAACACGCGACCGAACGCCCGGTGACGGACTACTACATCCACAACATCGCCGGCGAGAAGGTCAAGACCTTCGACATCACACGGGGTCACGAGCAGGACACCGAGTGGGCCGATGCAGTCCTGCGCCGGAAGATGGACTCGTGGATGGCAGAGCAGGTCCACGAACTCACCCGCGAGACTGGCGGTGGCCTGCTCACTGAAGTGACGGTCGATGGGTTGCTGCGAGAGAACGGCGAGATCGTTGGCGTCACCTGCGAGGAACTCGACCCCATCAGAGCCGACTTCGTCGTGGCCGCCGACGGCGTGAACTCCGAACTCGCCCGGGAGGCGGGGTTGATGGACTGGGAGGAACCTGACGAGTGGTTCCAGGGTGTCAAAGCGGTCGTCGACATGCCCGGCGACGTCATCGACGAGCGCTTCGACATCGCCGAGGACGAAGGCGAGGCGCACCTCTTCTCGGGCGACCTCTACGACGATGTTCGTGGCGGGGGCTTCCTCTACACCAACGAAGATTCCCTCTCGATCGGGAACGTCTTCCACCTCGACAGCATCGTCGCGGAGGGCGCGGAGGTCCAGGACCTGCTCGACGCACTTCTGACGCACCCGCTGCTCGCCCAGTGGCTCGGTGACGAGTACGACGAACGGGAGTATTCGGCCAAACTCGTCCCCGACTCGAAGAAGGCCGCCAACCCCTCGCCCCACGAGGGCCGACTCGTCCTGGTGGGAGATGCGGCCGGGCAGATGCAGGCACAGGGCCCCATCATCAAGGGGATGAACCATGCGGTGACGGCCGGTGCACTCGCCGCGGAGGCGTTCGTCGAGGCGCGCTCGCGCGGAAAGCCCGACTCGGCGGGCAAGCGCTACGAGCAGCGCCTGCACGACGAGGGCGTGATGGGCAAACTCCGCCCCACCCGCTACGAGGTGGCGAGCGCGGTCGGCGAGAACGACACGGCCACCCGCATCGCCGAGCGCGCACTCGATTCCTCGCTCGGGCACGTCGGCATGCGCGTCGCCGACAGGGGCGGCCTGCTCGGGCGGGCCTACGGCTCGCCGTATCTGGCGACGATGATGCCCGACACGAAGACGCCGTACGTCTCCTTACCCACTGCCATCGCCGAAACGCTCGGAACGGAAATCGACGCCGTGAACGATATCGAACCCCCGAGTCTCGAAGAGCGCATCGGTGAGTTGACCTACGACACCGACGTGGGCAACCCACATATCACGCTTGACGACAACTCCTTCGAAGCGAGCGGCGCGGCCGTGACGGCCTGTCCGGTGAGCGCCGCGGACTTCGGCGGCGGCTGCTATCGCGAGGAGACCGTCCAATCGAACGGCGACGAAAAGCGCGTCGTGAGCCTCGACACCCAGCCCTGCGTCGAGTGTGGTACCTGCGCCGTCGTCGCCGACACGCAGTGGGAACATCCCCGTGGCGGGAAGGGCGTCGAGTTCCGCGACGGATAG
- a CDS encoding diadenylate cyclase has translation MVPVDDVRGDERPVHDERAERERDELTIAYAHHRRVEELVDIVRYCLEAISLEFDRWGEPHVSGPGFYLAVVSGTSVEEYADPMGANRWPVERCASVFGDIEAFHTAARATAQRMDGAVVASIDGVLQERMVRLKDPSRAALEERNGGPMAYADWMGSRHMSALDTSLRDDVVATVTLSEENGRVTVFIDGAFDDYDRTELGGRWRARD, from the coding sequence ATGGTTCCAGTAGACGACGTCCGGGGCGACGAACGCCCGGTACACGACGAGCGCGCCGAGCGCGAGCGCGACGAACTCACCATCGCGTACGCCCACCATCGGCGCGTCGAGGAACTGGTCGACATCGTGCGCTACTGTCTCGAAGCCATCAGTCTGGAGTTCGACCGCTGGGGCGAGCCACACGTCAGCGGTCCCGGCTTCTATCTGGCCGTCGTTTCGGGCACTTCGGTCGAGGAGTACGCCGATCCGATGGGGGCGAACCGCTGGCCGGTCGAGCGCTGTGCGAGCGTCTTCGGCGACATCGAGGCGTTCCACACGGCGGCGAGGGCGACCGCTCAGCGCATGGACGGCGCGGTCGTCGCGAGCATCGACGGCGTGCTCCAAGAACGGATGGTCCGACTCAAAGACCCCAGTCGAGCGGCGCTCGAAGAGCGAAACGGCGGTCCGATGGCCTACGCCGACTGGATGGGGTCGCGCCACATGAGCGCGCTCGACACCTCGCTGCGCGACGACGTGGTCGCAACCGTCACGCTCAGCGAGGAGAACGGTCGCGTGACGGTCTTCATCGACGGCGCGTTCGACGACTACGACCGAACGGAACTCGGCGGGCGCTGGCGCGCACGGGACTGA
- a CDS encoding electron transfer flavoprotein subunit alpha/FixB family protein gives MTDDIDPGEHTVEQLQDELANIDSPRELEGLLDAEKDGEQRQSAQEAIRARMRAVSTDEDTAIEEGTETEGEYRESADEIEGEADEGEGSADETGDLALDPGEYDIAEFGPAIKDIDDPAELEAILDAEQSGENRDNVKTLVESRIEKVSESDADEDDDIDPTDLSTAELGNALQGIDDIERLQDVLDAEQGGEGRSAATNLIQKRIESVQENEEPEEIEVIPPEEKHPDLDHPTADKQYVKALEDGIYRDMWVYCETQAGDLIDVSKEMLGKARELMDTYNDDYGVSASEASGGSEDEQSESSGADERVVAVLIGSDVEKHAADVIAYGADVVVYHEDDRLDRFQHKPYTELFCDMARAGATPGESRGSEAEVDWRDYDEPRYTVFPATNNGRDLSALAQGELDSGLASDCSDLYIEEAMISNPAKTGRPGAKKEFERVLHMKRPDFSGFEYSTILCLDNPTREFHPQGASVIPGSFDLPEPDHDREGEVIEHDLELDEEWLRVSVTDHDRLDEGVDLTGHDVVVAMGRGIGDDPTEGMELGIELTETFDDAGLGVSRGIVTGSYEFDGHVERYTAEERQIGETGQVVEPDLYIAAGISGAVQHKVGMDNSGTIVAINTDPDARIRDFSDYFVEGDLFEVLPELTAALKAGELSSDEIAADGGNNDD, from the coding sequence ATGACTGATGATATCGACCCCGGCGAGCACACTGTCGAACAGTTGCAGGACGAGTTGGCGAACATCGACAGCCCGCGCGAACTCGAAGGGTTGCTCGACGCCGAAAAGGACGGCGAGCAGCGACAATCGGCCCAAGAGGCGATTCGCGCCCGGATGCGCGCGGTGAGCACCGACGAGGACACGGCAATCGAGGAAGGGACCGAAACTGAAGGCGAGTATCGCGAGTCGGCCGACGAAATCGAGGGCGAAGCGGACGAAGGGGAAGGCAGTGCGGACGAGACCGGAGACCTCGCCCTCGATCCGGGTGAGTACGACATCGCGGAGTTCGGTCCGGCGATCAAAGACATCGACGACCCCGCCGAACTTGAGGCGATTCTCGACGCCGAACAAAGCGGTGAGAACAGGGACAACGTCAAAACGCTCGTCGAAAGTCGCATCGAGAAGGTGAGCGAAAGCGACGCCGACGAGGACGACGACATCGACCCGACCGACCTCTCGACGGCCGAACTCGGCAACGCCCTCCAGGGCATCGACGACATCGAGCGCTTGCAAGACGTTCTCGACGCCGAACAGGGCGGCGAGGGCCGGAGTGCGGCGACGAACCTGATTCAAAAACGCATCGAGTCGGTGCAGGAAAATGAGGAACCCGAGGAAATCGAGGTCATACCCCCTGAAGAGAAACACCCTGACCTCGACCACCCGACGGCGGACAAACAGTACGTCAAAGCGCTCGAGGATGGTATTTATCGGGACATGTGGGTCTACTGTGAGACACAGGCGGGCGACCTCATCGACGTCTCGAAGGAGATGCTCGGGAAGGCCCGCGAGTTGATGGATACCTACAACGACGACTACGGGGTCTCCGCGAGCGAAGCGAGCGGAGGCTCGGAAGACGAGCAGAGCGAGTCTTCCGGCGCCGACGAGCGTGTGGTGGCCGTCCTCATCGGTAGCGACGTCGAAAAACACGCCGCGGACGTCATCGCCTACGGGGCTGACGTGGTGGTGTATCACGAAGACGACAGATTGGATAGATTCCAGCACAAACCCTACACCGAACTGTTCTGTGACATGGCGCGCGCGGGTGCGACCCCCGGCGAGAGCCGCGGGAGCGAAGCGGAGGTCGACTGGCGCGACTACGACGAACCCCGCTATACGGTGTTTCCGGCGACGAACAACGGGCGAGACCTCTCGGCGCTCGCACAGGGCGAACTCGATTCGGGGCTGGCCTCGGACTGTTCTGACCTCTACATCGAGGAGGCGATGATCTCGAACCCCGCGAAGACGGGTCGGCCGGGCGCGAAAAAGGAGTTCGAGCGCGTGCTCCACATGAAGCGCCCGGACTTCTCGGGGTTCGAGTATTCGACCATCCTCTGTCTCGACAACCCGACGAGAGAATTTCACCCACAGGGCGCGTCGGTGATCCCGGGGAGTTTCGACCTGCCGGAGCCCGATCACGACCGGGAAGGTGAAGTGATCGAACACGACCTCGAACTGGACGAGGAGTGGCTTCGAGTCTCCGTGACCGACCACGACCGACTGGACGAGGGCGTCGACCTCACCGGTCACGACGTGGTGGTGGCGATGGGCCGGGGCATCGGCGACGATCCCACCGAGGGGATGGAACTCGGCATCGAACTCACCGAAACCTTCGACGACGCCGGACTCGGCGTCTCGCGTGGGATCGTCACCGGTTCGTACGAGTTCGACGGCCACGTCGAGCGCTACACCGCCGAGGAGCGCCAGATCGGCGAGACCGGACAGGTCGTTGAACCCGATCTCTACATCGCCGCTGGGATTTCGGGGGCCGTCCAGCACAAAGTCGGGATGGACAACTCGGGCACTATCGTCGCCATCAACACCGACCCCGACGCGCGCATCCGGGACTTCTCGGATTACTTCGTCGAGGGCGACCTCTTCGAGGTACTTCCGGAACTCACGGCGGCGCTGAAGGCGGGCGAACTGAGCAGCGACGAGATCGCGGCCGATGGAGGGAACAACGATGACTGA